The following are encoded together in the Oceanobacillus zhaokaii genome:
- a CDS encoding beta-glucosidase family protein → MKKRISTIFLTALIIMSSLVNPANAMNGGTEGINPWMNTKLSAEERTELLLDEMTMEQKIQQIAISRFNENDTGETVVINKGGTSKYQNGEFAPEGTLPGCEWQDTGRQIRGIEDLGIPTIRMTNGGTGVKGGSCGNDPIATGLPSTPALAATFDRGLNYDAGRILGEETRAFAHHVLLGPGMNLIRHPYGGRNYEYFSEDPYLTGILATQQVKGIQDQGVQAQLKHLAGNEQETERWTMGVQVPSKAMNELYMLPFEMTVKDADPASVMCSFPDVNGTYACDSSELLQDALRDNWGFDGYVMSDRRAVHDTVAAIKAGMNVELDWAPQYYTQEIIQDALDSGEVTEDDIDNLLRPRYIKMIEYGHMDEPYDEFLPEIVDPIANGASARKMAEEGSVLLKNDNDFLPLDGEPESIALIGLEWFAGEAKMSPRSVRDNNENVETPYTVTPQEGLENVIEELGYDTEVTYNDGRDPEAAAKLAAESDVVLLMIGDNPHETVDRDTLGFPAIDLDEHKDREDWVEQEPLIDAVLKANAENTAVVLKTSGTVLMPWLDEVPAVLEAWFPGMEDGNAVANLLYGKVNPSGKLPMTFGATEREAAFATEEQFPGTRQDTGKPGGPGPYGDGSDQLIAKYTEGLEMGYRWYEANDVKPVFPFGYGLSYTTFEYDDLKVKKVRGEGNSKGKGNNGSLSGIDVSFTITNTGDVAGKEAAQVYLTLPDEAGQPTKRLVNFEKVDLKPGESQRVTVRINQADSNHPFSYFIPEEPDNLANWADGDWATVDGKYRVHVGGSSADTPLEKDIPLNFKLNKDNGKDNNKGNNNGNKGNNKGNNNGNSQ, encoded by the coding sequence ATGAAAAAAAGAATTAGTACAATTTTTTTGACAGCACTAATCATTATGTCTTCGTTAGTAAATCCTGCTAATGCGATGAACGGTGGAACGGAAGGGATTAACCCCTGGATGAATACCAAGTTGTCTGCTGAGGAGCGCACCGAGCTGCTTCTCGATGAGATGACGATGGAACAGAAAATCCAACAAATCGCCATTTCCCGTTTCAATGAGAACGACACCGGTGAGACGGTTGTCATCAACAAGGGAGGTACTAGTAAGTACCAGAACGGTGAATTCGCTCCCGAGGGTACTTTGCCTGGGTGTGAGTGGCAGGACACTGGCCGTCAAATCCGTGGGATTGAGGACCTGGGTATTCCCACAATCCGTATGACAAACGGTGGTACGGGCGTAAAAGGTGGATCGTGTGGCAATGACCCGATAGCGACGGGACTTCCTTCCACACCAGCGCTGGCCGCAACTTTCGACCGAGGGTTGAACTATGATGCAGGCCGAATTCTCGGCGAAGAGACTCGTGCCTTCGCACATCACGTGTTGCTTGGACCGGGCATGAACCTTATTCGTCACCCGTACGGTGGCCGTAACTATGAGTACTTCAGTGAGGACCCATACTTGACGGGTATCCTGGCGACTCAGCAGGTCAAGGGCATCCAGGACCAGGGTGTCCAGGCACAGCTTAAGCACTTGGCCGGCAACGAGCAAGAGACTGAGCGATGGACGATGGGTGTTCAGGTTCCCTCAAAGGCTATGAACGAACTGTACATGCTACCTTTCGAGATGACCGTCAAGGATGCTGATCCAGCCTCCGTGATGTGCTCATTCCCGGATGTTAACGGCACTTATGCTTGTGATAGCTCTGAATTGCTTCAAGATGCACTAAGGGACAACTGGGGCTTTGATGGTTACGTTATGAGTGACCGTCGCGCGGTTCACGACACGGTTGCAGCCATCAAGGCGGGCATGAATGTCGAGCTCGACTGGGCACCGCAGTACTATACTCAAGAAATAATCCAGGATGCACTTGATTCAGGTGAGGTAACCGAGGACGACATCGACAATCTTCTTCGTCCGCGCTACATTAAGATGATCGAGTATGGCCACATGGATGAGCCTTACGACGAGTTCCTGCCGGAGATCGTTGATCCGATTGCTAATGGTGCTAGCGCACGGAAGATGGCAGAGGAAGGGTCTGTGCTATTAAAGAACGATAACGACTTCCTGCCGCTGGACGGTGAGCCGGAGTCAATCGCACTAATCGGTCTTGAATGGTTTGCTGGTGAGGCAAAGATGTCTCCGCGCTCTGTTCGGGACAATAACGAGAACGTAGAAACTCCTTACACGGTTACTCCGCAAGAAGGACTAGAGAACGTTATCGAGGAACTAGGCTATGACACTGAAGTAACATACAACGATGGCCGTGACCCGGAGGCCGCTGCTAAGCTGGCTGCTGAGTCCGACGTCGTGCTTCTCATGATCGGCGACAACCCGCATGAGACTGTGGACCGCGATACCCTTGGCTTTCCGGCTATCGACCTTGACGAACACAAGGACCGAGAAGACTGGGTGGAGCAAGAGCCACTAATCGATGCGGTTCTGAAGGCAAATGCGGAGAATACCGCTGTAGTTCTGAAGACTTCCGGTACGGTGCTTATGCCGTGGTTGGATGAGGTACCAGCAGTACTTGAAGCTTGGTTCCCAGGCATGGAGGATGGAAATGCTGTGGCCAACTTGCTTTACGGTAAAGTTAATCCTTCCGGTAAGCTACCTATGACATTCGGTGCGACAGAGCGAGAAGCTGCCTTCGCGACAGAAGAGCAATTCCCTGGAACGCGTCAAGATACTGGCAAGCCAGGTGGACCAGGTCCATACGGTGATGGTTCCGACCAACTAATTGCCAAGTACACTGAGGGTCTAGAGATGGGCTACCGCTGGTATGAAGCAAACGATGTGAAGCCAGTCTTCCCATTCGGGTACGGTCTATCGTATACAACTTTTGAGTATGATGACCTTAAGGTGAAAAAGGTACGCGGTGAAGGTAATTCGAAAGGCAAAGGCAATAACGGCTCGTTGTCCGGTATTGACGTGTCCTTCACCATCACGAACACTGGTGATGTTGCCGGAAAAGAAGCGGCACAGGTCTACCTGACACTGCCGGACGAGGCAGGACAGCCAACCAAACGTCTTGTCAACTTCGAGAAGGTTGATCTTAAGCCGGGTGAGAGTCAACGCGTGACCGTGAGAATTAACCAGGCTGACTCTAACCACCCGTTCTCTTATTTCATTCCGGAAGAACCGGACAACCTAGCGAACTGGGCTGATGGCGATTGGGCTACTGTTGATGGAAAATACCGCGTACATGTCGGTGGTTCTTCAGCAGACACTCCATTGGAAAAAGATATCCCGTTGAACTTCAAACTTAACAAAGACAACGGTAAAGACAACAACAAAGGTAATAACAATGGTAACAAAGGCAACAACAAAGGTAACAACAATGGCAACAGCCAATGA
- a CDS encoding DUF4188 domain-containing protein codes for MANQIFNGRYTVDNSEDIIIFIIGMRVNKRIAIHKWLPVFNAMPGMIKELYMNKEELGFLSMESYFGFRTTAMIQYWRSIEDLLAYAKSEKHLKAWKNFNQKTRNNDAVGIYHETFQVSKGHYESISVNMPHYGLGKALNHIPITIERNSASKRLKK; via the coding sequence ATGGCCAACCAAATTTTTAATGGGCGTTACACAGTTGATAATTCGGAGGATATTATCATTTTCATAATTGGGATGAGAGTGAACAAGCGAATTGCGATTCATAAGTGGTTACCAGTTTTTAATGCAATGCCTGGAATGATTAAAGAACTTTATATGAACAAAGAGGAACTAGGGTTTTTATCAATGGAAAGTTACTTCGGATTCAGAACCACTGCCATGATCCAATATTGGCGTTCAATTGAAGATTTGCTTGCTTATGCTAAAAGTGAAAAGCATCTTAAAGCTTGGAAAAATTTCAATCAAAAAACACGTAACAATGATGCGGTTGGAATTTACCATGAAACGTTTCAAGTAAGTAAGGGTCATTATGAATCTATTTCTGTAAATATGCCTCACTATGGCTTAGGAAAGGCATTGAACCATATCCCTATTACTATAGAACGTAATTCTGCCAGTAAACGACTAAAGAAATAA
- the cudC gene encoding choline uptake/conversion transcriptional regulator CudC, whose protein sequence is MEKLDYAKDQVIEAISETMDLYGVTPAAGRIYATLYFKDQMNLDEMRDELGMSKPSMSTNVRKLQQIEMVKKKFQRGTRKHTYTAEKDFFHSFMAYFCQMWEREVKMNMEAIHDSEKILQEIYEDVSLADEIRNEAKEHYDLLNKSKVYYRWLEKLIHSIRSEEIYTFLPKDELKDKN, encoded by the coding sequence ATGGAAAAGCTGGACTATGCAAAAGACCAAGTTATCGAAGCGATATCAGAAACGATGGATCTTTATGGAGTAACTCCGGCAGCAGGTAGAATTTATGCCACCTTGTATTTTAAAGATCAAATGAATTTAGATGAAATGCGTGATGAACTGGGTATGAGCAAACCAAGTATGAGTACGAACGTCCGTAAATTACAGCAAATTGAAATGGTAAAGAAAAAATTTCAGCGTGGAACGAGGAAGCATACGTACACGGCGGAAAAGGATTTCTTTCATTCATTTATGGCTTACTTTTGTCAGATGTGGGAAAGAGAAGTAAAAATGAATATGGAAGCTATTCATGACTCTGAGAAAATTTTACAAGAGATTTACGAGGATGTTAGCCTAGCAGATGAAATTCGTAATGAAGCAAAGGAACATTACGATTTACTGAATAAATCAAAAGTATACTATCGCTGGCTGGAAAAGCTGATACATAGTATTAGGTCTGAGGAGATTTATACCTTTTTACCAAAGGATGAACTAAAAGATAAAAACTAA
- a CDS encoding right-handed parallel beta-helix repeat-containing protein produces MKEYVQNSRRGLAHTWWVVFVLLVLLTACTVEESDGLVENDEAVEPIPSKSDEAIEPAPSESDEAVEPAPSKNDEAVEPTPSEQGDWQLPGLVDRTGAPIEVPKPGPATGRTLDVTDFGANPNPDSDDDAAAIRAALDAAEPGDEVRLPAGTYDLRSTDPDDESANIVLHSGVDLRGEGQENTVLLTSLDGEDDSRVIRGSGIHDVIVANFTITSRHEGPLGDDPDDGDASGGPMYGIYLGAHEGQASSQVLVENLGIRRFERHGISVKASREVTLSGNYISEATAVGPGGQGYGIAIEGSADQHDPNAANDSRHNVVIGNTFDGRHLRHAILLQFPTHNNLVAENTIVGSHLDAIDLHGEGEYLNEVRDNTVIGGQRAGIALGNSGGSKNKHDASGPGNWVHSNDLIGNGQGILVILGTPDTLIEDNRITAGEDSKTGIEVRNGPGTELHGNHITGGTDGFWAIRLKEDSGTDGRGTGIPSGVRIESNVIRQATNGIRIDAGKDLNLVGNVVDGVDGAKLRVADGISDVKVVE; encoded by the coding sequence ATGAAGGAATATGTTCAAAACAGCCGGCGAGGGCTGGCGCATACATGGTGGGTGGTTTTTGTCCTGTTGGTCCTCTTGACCGCATGCACCGTCGAGGAATCCGACGGGCTGGTCGAAAACGATGAAGCCGTAGAACCCATACCATCTAAGAGTGATGAAGCCATAGAACCCGCACCGTCCGAGAGTGATGAAGCCGTAGAGCCCGCACCGTCCAAGAATGATGAAGCAGTGGAACCTACTCCGTCCGAACAAGGCGACTGGCAGCTTCCTGGCTTAGTGGACAGGACCGGCGCGCCAATCGAGGTGCCGAAACCGGGTCCGGCCACGGGCAGGACCCTGGATGTTACGGACTTTGGGGCAAATCCGAATCCGGACTCAGACGACGACGCAGCAGCTATCCGAGCTGCTCTGGACGCGGCTGAACCGGGTGACGAAGTCCGGCTGCCAGCCGGTACGTATGACCTGCGTTCCACTGACCCGGACGACGAGTCGGCGAACATCGTGCTGCACAGCGGCGTGGACCTGCGCGGTGAAGGCCAGGAGAATACCGTACTGCTGACCTCCCTTGACGGAGAGGATGACAGCCGGGTGATCCGCGGCTCCGGCATTCACGACGTCATCGTCGCTAACTTCACCATCACCTCCCGTCATGAGGGTCCACTTGGCGACGACCCCGACGACGGCGACGCAAGTGGCGGCCCGATGTACGGGATCTACCTTGGAGCTCACGAAGGGCAGGCCAGCTCTCAGGTCCTAGTGGAGAACCTGGGCATCCGCAGGTTCGAGCGCCACGGCATTTCAGTCAAGGCAAGCCGTGAAGTGACCCTCTCTGGAAACTACATTAGTGAGGCCACAGCCGTTGGTCCTGGAGGACAGGGCTACGGCATTGCTATTGAGGGCTCAGCGGACCAGCATGATCCAAATGCTGCCAACGATTCCAGGCACAACGTCGTCATCGGCAATACCTTCGATGGCAGGCATCTGCGGCACGCCATTTTGCTGCAGTTCCCCACGCACAACAATCTCGTTGCGGAGAATACCATCGTCGGAAGCCATCTCGACGCTATCGACCTGCACGGCGAGGGTGAATACCTGAACGAGGTCCGGGATAACACGGTCATCGGCGGTCAGCGGGCAGGCATTGCACTGGGCAATTCCGGCGGGTCCAAGAACAAGCACGACGCCTCAGGACCTGGAAACTGGGTCCACTCCAACGACCTAATTGGAAACGGTCAGGGAATCCTCGTCATCCTGGGTACTCCTGACACCCTCATCGAGGACAATAGGATTACAGCCGGGGAGGATTCGAAGACCGGCATCGAGGTCCGCAATGGGCCGGGCACGGAGTTGCACGGTAACCACATAACTGGAGGGACTGACGGGTTCTGGGCTATCCGTCTTAAAGAGGATAGCGGTACTGATGGACGGGGCACAGGAATTCCCTCTGGCGTCAGAATCGAGTCCAACGTTATTCGACAGGCTACCAATGGCATCAGAATTGATGCAGGAAAGGACCTTAACTTGGTGGGAAATGTCGTCGACGGCGTCGACGGAGCTAAGCTAAGGGTTGCCGACGGAATCAGCGATGTGAAAGTTGTTGAGTAA
- a CDS encoding methylated-DNA--[protein]-cysteine S-methyltransferase, translating to MTTTSKLDYQSPVGIIEIIGNQEAIHSILFSEKDKLENFLHADTPQVLEECYNQLEEYFHGKRRDFSFSYEVEGTDFQKNVWKALTDIPYAETGSYKDIAVSIGNEKAIRAVGSANGKNKLSIIIPCHRIIGSNGKLTGYAGGLWRKEWLLEHEKTYEKELFNNSTSLI from the coding sequence ATGACAACAACAAGTAAATTAGATTATCAATCGCCAGTAGGTATAATAGAAATAATCGGCAATCAAGAGGCAATCCACTCAATTTTATTCTCTGAAAAGGATAAACTGGAGAATTTTCTACATGCTGACACTCCTCAGGTATTAGAGGAATGCTATAACCAGCTTGAGGAATATTTCCATGGCAAGCGCCGTGACTTTTCTTTCTCATATGAAGTTGAAGGGACGGACTTTCAAAAAAACGTATGGAAAGCCTTAACGGATATTCCTTATGCAGAAACAGGGTCCTACAAGGATATTGCCGTTTCCATTGGGAATGAAAAAGCGATTAGAGCGGTAGGAAGTGCAAATGGGAAAAATAAGTTAAGCATTATTATTCCCTGTCACAGGATAATTGGTTCTAATGGGAAATTAACTGGTTATGCAGGCGGTCTGTGGAGAAAAGAATGGCTGCTTGAACATGAGAAAACGTATGAAAAGGAATTGTTTAATAATAGCACCTCTCTTATTTGA
- a CDS encoding glycine betaine ABC transporter substrate-binding protein: MIFNKKGIFLITSILVIMLLSACGSPEGASSEEKGEKSEEKPTIQMGQISWAENIAVTNMWKVILENEGYNVEFNLLDIGTQMAALANDELDITLEVWLPVQDAKYLEQYKDEVNFSEETWYDNAKVGLVVPTYMEDLNSIEDLNEYKEAFGGEITGFDPGAGTMIVTQDVIEEYGLDYELVSSSEPAMITELENAMKAKEPIVVPLWNPHRVFSEMDLKYLEDPKKVYGEEELIHHATRQGFAEDYPEVSKWVKNWKMDDEAIGSLMSYVTQAEENGDEAIVGAEKWVEENQDLVNEWLNK, encoded by the coding sequence ATGATTTTTAATAAAAAGGGAATTTTCTTGATTACGTCTATCTTGGTTATCATGCTTCTAAGTGCATGTGGGAGTCCAGAAGGAGCATCAAGTGAGGAAAAAGGAGAGAAGTCGGAAGAAAAACCAACCATCCAAATGGGACAAATCAGCTGGGCAGAGAATATCGCTGTGACGAACATGTGGAAGGTTATTTTAGAAAATGAAGGCTATAACGTGGAATTTAATTTGCTAGACATAGGAACACAAATGGCAGCTCTGGCAAACGATGAATTGGATATTACTTTGGAAGTATGGTTACCTGTTCAGGATGCTAAATACCTAGAACAATACAAAGATGAGGTAAATTTCTCGGAAGAAACTTGGTATGATAATGCAAAAGTTGGATTAGTCGTTCCAACCTATATGGAAGACCTTAACTCTATAGAGGATTTAAATGAGTATAAGGAAGCATTTGGTGGAGAAATCACAGGGTTCGATCCTGGTGCTGGAACCATGATTGTTACACAGGATGTCATTGAAGAATATGGACTAGATTATGAGTTAGTTTCAAGCTCCGAACCAGCAATGATCACAGAGTTAGAAAATGCTATGAAAGCGAAGGAACCAATTGTTGTCCCATTGTGGAATCCACATCGTGTCTTTTCCGAAATGGATCTGAAATACTTAGAAGATCCTAAGAAAGTATATGGTGAAGAAGAATTGATCCACCATGCTACTCGTCAAGGCTTTGCCGAGGATTATCCAGAGGTAAGTAAATGGGTAAAAAATTGGAAAATGGATGATGAAGCTATTGGATCATTGATGAGTTATGTAACCCAGGCTGAGGAAAATGGAGACGAAGCTATTGTCGGAGCAGAAAAATGGGTAGAAGAAAACCAAGACTTAGTCAATGAATGGTTGAATAAATAA
- a CDS encoding NupC/NupG family nucleoside CNT transporter, with translation MKYGIAIIGILVVLLLAWLASSNRKEIKYKPIITMIVIQIVFSVILLNTEYGSIIIQGISAFFNKLLEYASEGINFVFGGLANEGEAPFFLTVLLPIVFISVLIGILQYLRILPFLMKGIGWLLSKVNGMGTIESYNAVASLMVGQSEVFITLKKQLGLLSKQRMYTLCASAMSTVSMSIVAAYMTMLEPEYVVTALVLNLFGGFIIASIINPYEVKPEEDMLEIKDQRKQSFFEMLGEYILDGFKVAVIVGAMLIGFIALMAAINHVFELIFSISFQHLLGYLFAPVALLMGIPLSEAVSAGEIMATKLVTNEFVAMLDLSGGSQEFSSRTLGILSVFLVSFANFSSIGIITGAVKGLNAEQGNVVASFGLKLLYGATLVSILSGIIVSLVL, from the coding sequence ATGAAATATGGTATAGCGATTATAGGTATTCTTGTCGTCTTGCTTTTGGCCTGGCTGGCAAGTTCTAATCGAAAAGAAATAAAATATAAACCAATTATTACGATGATTGTCATTCAAATCGTTTTCTCAGTAATACTGTTAAATACGGAATATGGCTCCATCATCATTCAGGGAATTTCTGCCTTTTTTAATAAATTGCTCGAATATGCAAGCGAAGGAATAAACTTTGTATTTGGCGGCTTGGCGAACGAAGGAGAGGCTCCCTTCTTCTTAACTGTATTGCTGCCAATCGTATTTATTTCTGTATTAATTGGTATACTCCAGTACCTGAGAATTCTGCCGTTTCTTATGAAGGGAATTGGATGGCTGTTAAGCAAAGTGAATGGGATGGGTACCATTGAATCATATAATGCAGTTGCTTCGTTGATGGTCGGACAATCCGAGGTTTTCATCACGTTAAAGAAACAACTCGGCCTGCTTTCGAAACAGCGTATGTATACGCTTTGTGCTTCGGCAATGTCGACTGTATCAATGTCCATCGTTGCTGCTTATATGACAATGCTCGAACCGGAATATGTTGTCACAGCATTAGTATTAAATTTATTTGGCGGTTTTATCATAGCCTCGATTATTAATCCGTACGAGGTAAAACCAGAGGAAGATATGTTAGAAATAAAGGATCAAAGAAAACAATCGTTTTTTGAAATGCTCGGGGAGTATATCCTTGATGGTTTTAAGGTTGCAGTTATCGTTGGTGCCATGCTGATTGGGTTCATTGCTTTAATGGCAGCCATCAATCACGTGTTTGAACTAATATTCAGCATTTCCTTCCAGCATCTATTAGGTTATCTATTTGCTCCAGTTGCACTGTTAATGGGAATTCCTTTATCAGAGGCAGTTAGTGCCGGGGAGATTATGGCAACTAAGCTAGTGACCAATGAATTTGTCGCGATGTTGGATTTATCCGGTGGCAGCCAAGAATTCAGTTCCCGTACACTTGGGATTCTTTCTGTGTTCCTTGTATCGTTCGCCAACTTCTCATCGATTGGCATTATTACCGGGGCTGTTAAAGGTCTGAACGCAGAGCAAGGGAATGTCGTCGCAAGTTTTGGATTGAAGCTATTATACGGTGCTACACTTGTAAGCATCCTTTCAGGTATCATCGTTAGTCTCGTTTTATAA
- a CDS encoding ArgE/DapE family deacylase codes for MKHFTEEEKIKILSDIIAIKSINENEIEVANYLKDLFAEYGIESKIVPVTDTRVNLVAEVGSGSPVIGVSGHMDVVSPGDESEWTTDPFTLTERDGKLYGRGTNDMKAGLVNLALVMIELKENNELKNGTVRFMATTGEEVGGAGSKKLYEEGYMDDVDYLWVAEPSHDTIIYSHKGSLNLRVTSIGEAAHSSMPDQGYNAINPLMEYLLEVDGKLNGDDRKNEVLDKLVMSTTIFNAGNQVNSVPEKAVAEINVRTIPEFDNDEVIDLFNKTADKYNKEGSNIDVEVTMSLPSVFTSGQSEMVDLAKELGKKYLDLEISVKGSPGVTDASNLLRGKDDNFPFMMFGPGETKMAHKTDEYVYKDYYFAFFDIYKALILGLSK; via the coding sequence ATGAAACATTTCACAGAAGAAGAAAAGATAAAGATTTTATCTGACATAATAGCGATTAAATCTATTAATGAAAACGAAATCGAAGTGGCAAATTACTTGAAAGATTTATTTGCTGAATATGGCATTGAATCTAAAATTGTTCCAGTTACAGACACTCGTGTTAACTTAGTGGCTGAAGTTGGAAGCGGGAGTCCAGTCATTGGCGTTTCTGGTCATATGGATGTCGTTTCTCCTGGGGATGAAAGCGAGTGGACAACGGATCCGTTCACATTGACAGAAAGAGACGGCAAATTATACGGACGTGGAACAAATGACATGAAAGCAGGTTTAGTAAACCTTGCATTAGTGATGATTGAACTCAAGGAAAATAATGAACTAAAAAATGGTACCGTCCGTTTTATGGCAACGACTGGTGAAGAAGTCGGTGGCGCAGGTTCTAAAAAATTATACGAAGAAGGCTATATGGACGATGTAGATTATCTTTGGGTAGCTGAACCTTCTCATGACACGATTATTTACTCTCACAAAGGATCACTTAACTTGCGTGTAACGTCTATTGGTGAAGCAGCACACAGCTCTATGCCTGACCAAGGTTATAACGCGATTAATCCATTGATGGAATATCTGTTAGAAGTAGACGGGAAATTGAATGGCGATGATCGTAAAAATGAAGTTCTGGATAAATTGGTTATGAGTACAACTATTTTTAATGCAGGGAACCAAGTAAACTCAGTTCCAGAAAAAGCTGTAGCTGAAATAAACGTACGTACTATTCCAGAATTTGATAACGATGAAGTGATTGACCTATTCAACAAAACAGCTGACAAATACAATAAAGAAGGCTCTAATATTGATGTTGAAGTGACAATGTCATTACCAAGTGTTTTCACTTCAGGACAATCTGAAATGGTTGATCTTGCTAAAGAACTCGGTAAAAAATACTTAGATTTGGAAATCTCCGTTAAAGGTTCGCCAGGGGTGACGGATGCATCAAACTTATTACGAGGTAAAGATGATAACTTCCCATTCATGATGTTTGGTCCAGGCGAAACAAAAATGGCACACAAAACAGATGAATATGTCTATAAAGATTACTACTTTGCATTCTTCGATATTTATAAAGCGTTAATTTTAGGATTATCGAAATAA
- a CDS encoding MBL fold metallo-hydrolase, whose translation MHEINKIGKHFWYSTAISLTDRPILGMVVGNNKTLMIDAGNSEDHAKYFLNELLKREVPNPDMVVLTHWHWDHIFGLAALPNTVSIASSETKKSMEKLIPFSWSDDALDERVKEGIEIEFCANAIKEEFKDHRDITIVLPDLTFEKRVELDLGGVTCIVQYVGGDHAADSVIVYIKEDKILFLADCIYPNMYAEKENYTIKETLRLLDELESFDADTYIPSHQKPISKDEFNQEADKLRAIAKYTDSCGGDKQKIIEEYGKYVNRELTEDERVIITDFVNGY comes from the coding sequence ATGCACGAAATTAATAAAATAGGGAAGCATTTTTGGTACAGCACTGCAATATCGTTGACAGACCGGCCTATTCTCGGAATGGTGGTTGGAAATAACAAAACATTAATGATCGATGCAGGAAACTCGGAAGATCATGCGAAATATTTTCTAAACGAACTTTTAAAAAGAGAGGTCCCAAATCCTGATATGGTTGTTCTTACTCATTGGCATTGGGATCATATCTTTGGACTTGCAGCATTGCCTAATACAGTTTCGATTGCTTCCAGCGAAACAAAGAAATCAATGGAAAAGCTGATCCCTTTTTCATGGTCAGACGATGCATTGGATGAGCGAGTGAAGGAAGGAATAGAAATTGAATTTTGTGCGAATGCAATTAAAGAGGAATTCAAAGACCACCGCGATATTACGATTGTCTTGCCAGATTTAACTTTTGAGAAACGGGTGGAATTAGACCTTGGCGGGGTAACCTGTATCGTACAGTACGTTGGAGGGGATCACGCGGCAGACTCAGTAATCGTGTATATTAAAGAAGATAAGATTCTCTTCCTTGCTGACTGTATTTATCCAAATATGTATGCCGAAAAAGAAAACTATACAATTAAGGAAACACTGCGGTTATTAGATGAATTAGAATCATTTGATGCAGATACATATATACCTTCGCATCAAAAGCCGATATCCAAAGATGAATTTAATCAGGAAGCAGACAAGCTTAGAGCCATTGCGAAATATACAGATAGTTGCGGTGGAGATAAACAGAAAATAATCGAGGAATACGGGAAATACGTAAACAGAGAACTTACAGAAGACGAAAGGGTAATAATCACCGACTTTGTAAATGGTTATTAA
- a CDS encoding PadR family transcriptional regulator — MKKYNDTTYAILGILTTECKSGYAIKQFIDRSLNHFWKISYGQIYPTLKLIVQEELAEVRASSSPGKPDKNEYFLTSKGMEILKNWLKQPVEHLPIERNEILLKLFFGRFQAKESKILLLQDYKQNLEGRYHTYVSIEQAIINHNDDNDDSIYWLFTLDYGKRITKAAIEWCDYTLDKLSAEED; from the coding sequence CTGAAAAAATATAACGATACAACTTATGCAATATTAGGTATCTTAACTACTGAGTGTAAATCTGGATATGCCATTAAGCAGTTTATTGATCGAAGCTTAAATCATTTTTGGAAAATCAGTTATGGACAAATATATCCAACTCTCAAACTAATTGTACAAGAGGAATTAGCGGAAGTTCGTGCGTCATCTAGTCCAGGAAAACCAGATAAAAATGAGTACTTTCTTACATCAAAAGGAATGGAAATACTTAAAAATTGGTTGAAGCAGCCAGTTGAACATTTACCAATTGAGCGAAACGAAATTTTACTTAAATTATTTTTTGGTCGCTTTCAGGCGAAAGAAAGTAAGATCTTGCTCCTACAGGATTACAAGCAAAATCTTGAAGGACGTTATCATACCTATGTATCGATTGAACAGGCTATTATCAATCACAATGATGACAATGATGATTCAATTTATTGGTTGTTTACATTAGATTATGGAAAAAGAATAACAAAGGCTGCGATCGAATGGTGCGATTATACTCTTGATAAACTTTCCGCTGAGGAGGATTAA